From Excalfactoria chinensis isolate bCotChi1 chromosome 4, bCotChi1.hap2, whole genome shotgun sequence, one genomic window encodes:
- the KDR gene encoding vascular endothelial growth factor receptor 2 — MELGPLRVLTVLLCLAPVFSGLFISMDQPTLSIQKSVLTITTNDTLNITCSGQRAVYWSWPNNQSSVEKRLAVTGCSEGPFCKTLTLLRVIGNDTGDYRCLYGDSQAATTIYVYVQDYRSPFVTSVGDQLGIVYITKNKTVVVPCLGTVSNLNVSLHAKYPEKVFVPDGKSISWDNKKGFTIPSHLINYAGMVFCEAKIDNESYQSVIYIVAVVGYRIYDLTMNPHYQVELAVGEKLVLNCTVRTELNVGIDFRWDYPSIKERRATIRDLKTTAGEIKTFVSTLTIESVNLSDKGRYTCAASSGRMNMKNSSYFIIHESPFIHLEKMENVVEMKLGDTVSIPVKFKGYPSPEAKWYKNGKVINTNHTVKLGYTLVITDATEKDAGNYTVVLTNPTNKMQKRHTFTLLVNVPPQIGENALMAPVDSYKYGSTQALTCTIYAVPPPAAVLWYWQLEEECTFSPQKVRLGANPYACRKWKVISERKGGNQVEIKQRVVTIAGKTKTVSTLLIQAANVSALYRCMATNRAGSSERVISFHVTRGLEINLQPQSQLTEKDNTSLQCTADKFTFEKLSWYKLSTHVSQTPFGGLPMPVCKNLDALQKLNATVSNVNGENVTLELILRNISLQDGGDYVCIAQDKKAKTQHCLVKHLTVQEPLAPTLVGNLENQTTNIGETIEVSCTVNGVPPPNITWFKNSETLFEDSGIVLKDGNKTLTIRRVRKEDGGLYTCLACNILGCKKAEAFFSVQGAEEKTNLELIILVGTAVIAMFFWLLLVIILRTVKRANGGDMKTGYLSIIMDPDEVPIDEHCERLPYDASKWEFPRDRLKLGKPLGRGAFGQVIEADAFGIDKTATCRTVAVKMLKEGATHSEHRALMSELKILIHIGHHLNVVNLLGACTKPGGPLMVIVEYCKFGNLSAYLRSKRSEFIPYKTKSARFRQGKDNYTGDISTDLKQRLDSITSSQSSTSSGFVEERSLSDVEEEDAGSEDLCKNPLTMEDLICYSFQVARGMEFLASRKCIHRDLAARNILLSDNNVVKICDFGLARDIYKDPDYVRKGDARLPLKWMAPETIFDRVYTIQSDVWSFGVLLWEIFSLGASPYPGVKIDEEFCRRLKEGTRMRAPDYTTPEMYQTMLDCWHGDPKQRPTFSELVEHLGNLLQANVRQDGKDYVVLPLSVSLNMEEDSGLSLPTSPASCKEEEEVCDPKFHYDNTAGISQYRQGSKRKSRPVSVKTFEDIPLVTTVKVVQEENQTDSGMVLASEELKTLEEQDKQVKIPFSTLAPSKSNESVMSEASNQTSGYQSGYHSDDMDNMVCSSEDTELLCAQEASPTLPRAHGLAYDSPAPLASLPL, encoded by the exons ttttttcaggtttgtttatttctatggaTCAGCCAACACTTAGCATCCAAAAAAGTGTCCTCACCATAACTACAAATGATACTCTGAACATTACTTGCAG TGGTCAGAGAGCCGTGTACTGGTCCTGGCCCAATAACCAGAGCAGCGTGGAGAAGCGCCTTGCTGTGACGGGCTGCAGCGAAGGCCCCTTCTGCAAGACCCTCACCCTCCTCAGAGTCATAGGCAATGACACCGGGGACTACAGGTGCCTTTATGGAGACAGCCAGGCAGCTACAACCATTTATGTCTATGTTCAAG ATTACCGTTCTCCATTTGTGACTTCAGTTGGTGATCAGCTTGGCATTGTGTACATCACTAAGAATAAAACTGTGGTAGTGCCATGCCTTGGAACTGTGTCAAATCTCAATGTATCTCTACATGCG aaatatccAGAAAAGGTGTTCGTTCCTGATGGTAAATCGATTTCAtgggataataaaaaaggcttcaCTATACCCAGTCATCTAATCAACTACGCAGGCATGGTCTTCTGTGAAGCTAAAATTGATAATGAAAGCTACCAGTCTGTGATATACATAGTCGCGGTTGTAG gttATCGGATTTATGATCTAACAATGAACCCACACTACCAAGTTGAGCTGGCAGTAGGAGAAAAACTAGTTCTCAATTGTACTGTAAGGACGGAGCTGAATGTGGGAATTGATTTTAGGTGGGACTACCCTTCCATCAAG GAAAGGCGTGCAACCATAAGAGATTTAAAAACCACTGCAGGAGAAATAAAGACGTTTGTAAGCACTCTCACCATTGAAAGTGTGAACTTAAGTGACAAAGGTCGATACACGTGTGCAGCATCCAGTGGTCGCATGAACATGAAGAACAGCAGCTACTTCATTATTCATG aaagtcCTTTTATTCATCTAGAGAAAATGGAGAATGTGGTTGAGATGAAGTTAGGTGATACAGTCAGTATTCCTGTGAAGTTTAAAGGATATCCTTCTCCAGAGGCAAAATG gtacAAAAATGGCAAAGTCATTAATACAAATCATACAGTTAAGCTTGGCTACACATTAGTTATCACTGATGCAACTGAGAAGGATGCTGGGAATTACACTGTTGTCCTTACAAACCCTACCAACAAGATGCAGAAGAGACATACATTCACCCTGCTTGTGAATG TTCCCCCCCAGATCGGCGAGAACGCGCTGATGGCCCCTGTTGACTCCTACAAGTATGGCTCAACGCAGGCACTCACCTGCACCATCTATGCTGTCCCACCgcctgctgctgtcctgtggtactggcagctggaggaggagtgCACCTTCAGCCCCCA AAAAGTTCGCCTGGGAGCCAATCCATATGCatgcagaaaatggaaagtgaTCTCAGAGAGAAAGGGTGGGAATCAGGTTGAAATCAAACAGAGAGTTGTTACTATTGCTGGGAAAACAAAG ACTGTAAGCACCCTTTTGATTCAAGCAGCAAATGTATCTGCTTTGTACAGATGTATGGCTACTAACAGAGCTGGATCAAGTGAAAGAGTTATCTCCTTTCACGTGACCA GAGGTCTTGAAATTAATCTCCAGCCTCAGAGTCAACTGACAGAGAAGGATAACACATCCTTACAGTGCACAGCTGATAAATTCACCTTTGAGAAGCTATCGTGGTACAAACTCAGCACTCATGTCTCACAGACACCTTTTGGAGGGCTGCCCATGCCTGTCTGCAAGAACCTCGATGCTCTGCAGAAGCTGAACGCGACTGTTTCAAATGTCAATGGTGAAAATGTCACCTTAGAACTCATCCTCCGTAACATCTCCCTCCAGGATGGAGGCGACTATGTTTGCATTGCTCAGGACAAAAAGgctaaaacacagcactgcctggtgAAGCACCTCACTGTTCAAG AGCCCCTGGCACCCACGCTTGTGGGAAATCTGGAAAATCAAACAACCAACATTGGTGAAACCATAGAAGTGTCATGCACAGTAAATGGCGTCCCTCCTCCAAACATCACGTGGTTTAAAAATAGTGAAACACTTTTTGAAGATTCAG gaattgttttgaaagatggaaacaaaactctAACTATACGTAGAGTGagaaaagaagatggagggCTGTACACCTGCCTTGCCTGCAATATTCTTGGATGCAAAAAAGCAGaggcttttttttcagtgcaag gcgctgaagagaaaacaaatctggAGCTCATTATCCTTGTTGGCACTGCAGTGATTGCCATGTTCTTCTGGTTGCTTCTTGTAATCATCCTTCGGACCGTTAAGCGG GCCAATGGAGGTGACATGAAGACTGGGTACTTGTCAATCATCATGGATCCTGATGAAGTCCCCATAGATGAGCACTGCGAGCGGCTTCCATATGATGCCAGCAAGTGGGAGTTTCCCAGAGACCGACTGAAGCTAG GTAAACCTCTTGGGCGTGGAGCTTTTGGTCAAGTCATAGAAGCTGATGCTTTTGGGATTGACAAAACTGCTACCTGCAGAACTGTGGCAGTCAAAATGCTTAAAG AGGGTGCAACTcacagtgagcacagagcaCTAATGTCTGAGCTGAAGATCCTCATTCACATTGGTCATCATCTCAACGTTGTCAATTTACTTGGAGCCTGCACAAAGCCAGGAG GCCCACTCATGGTGATTGTGGAATACTGCAAGTTTGGAAATCTCTCAGCGTATCTACGGAGCAAGAGGAGTGAATTTATCCCATACAAG ACAAAAAGTGCCAGGTTTCGGCAAGGTAAGGACAACTACACTGGGGACATCTCCACAGACCTGAAGCAGCGGTTGGACAGCATCACAAGCAGCCAGAGCTCCACAAGCTCTGGGTTTGTAGAAGAGCGGTCCCTGAGTGATGTGGAAGAAGAGGATG CTGGTTCTGAAGACCTTTGCAAGAACCCCTTGACCATGGAGGACCTTATCTGTTATAGCTTCCAGGTGGCGAGAGGAATGGAGTTCTTGGCTTCACGCAAA TGCATCCACAGGGACCTGGCTGCTCGTAATATCCTCTTGTCAGACAATAACGTGGTCAAAATCTGTGATTTTGGCTTGGCTCGAGACATCTACAAAGACCCAGATTACGTCAGAAAAGGAGAT gCCAGGCTACCGCTAAAATGGATGGCACCAGAAACCATTTTTGATAGAGTATATACCATTCAGAGTGATGTGTGGTCATTTGGAGTTCTGCTGtgggaaatattttcattag GTGCATCACCATACCCTGGAGTGAAAATTGATGAGGAATTTTGCAGAAGACTGAAGGAAGGAACAAGAATGAGAGCACCAGACTATACAACACCGGAAAT GTACCAAACTATGTTGGATTGTTGGCACGGTGATCCTAAGCAGAGACCAACTTTTTCAGAGCTGGTGGAGCACCTGGGCAATTTACTGCAAGCCAACGTCCGTCAG GATGGTAAAGACTACGTTGTCCTTCCTTTGTCAGTATCGCTGAATATGGAAGAGGATTCAGGCCTCTCTCTCCCAACTTCACCTGCTTCCTgtaaggaggaagaggaagtcTGTGATCCTAAATTCCATTATGACAACACAGCAGGAATTAG tcagtACCGACAaggtagcaaaagaaaaagccgACCCGTGAGTGTGAAAACGTTTGAAGATATCCCATTGGTGACCACTGTAAAAGTCGTTCAGGAG GAAAACCAGACAGACAGTGGGATGGTTCTTGCATCTGAAGAGCTGAAGACTCTGGAAGAGCAAGATAAACAAGTCAAAATACCCTTCAG CACGCTGGCGCCCAGCAAGAGCAATGAGTCTGTCATGTCCGAGGCATCCAACCAGACAAGTGGCTACCAGTCGGGGTACCACTCAGACGACATGGACAACATGGTCTGTTCCAGTGAGGACACAGAACTCTTGTGTGCCCAGGAGGCCTCCCCCACGCTGCCCCGTGCGCATGGCCTGGCATATGACAGCCCTGCGCCTCTCGCGTCCCTGCCACTCTAG